The Arthrobacter sp. PM3 genome contains the following window.
GGGCCTGCCGTCGTTTCTGGTGCGGGATGACATCCTCTGCTGGACCCGCCGCGAGGCAGGGCTGGTGGGCTTCGGCGAGATCGCCCGGTTCACCGCCACCGGACCCGAACGGTTCCTGGAGGCGGACATCTGGTGGCGCCACCTGGTCCTGGAAGCGGACATCGAGGACGCGGTCGATTGCCCCGGCACCGGGCCGGTCGCGTTCGGCTCGTTCGCCTTCTCCAAAGTTTCCGCCCACGAGTCGCGCCTGCTGGTCCCGGAAATCGTGGTGGGCCTGCGTGACGGCCAGGCCTGGCTGACCCAGCTCACGTTCGACGACGGCGAGCTCACCGAAGCCGGCGCCCGCGCCGCCCTGGACCGCTGGCTTCGCAGCGACAGTGCCAGCGCCGACTCTGATCCCCCGCTGCTGGCGGCGGAGGCTCCGGCGACGGAGGCAACACTCCACACCGGCTCGCTGAGCGAGGAAGACTGGATGTCCGCCGTCGCCGCCGGGGTGAAGGAAATCCGGACCGGTGCCCTCGAGAAACTGGTCCTGGCCCGGGATATCGTGGCCACCATCCCGGCCGGCGTCAACGCCGCCCGGGTGCTGCGCGAACTGTCCGCCCGCTACCGCGAATGCTGGACGTACGGGGTGGATGGGTTGGTGGGCGCGACGCCGGAGATGCTGATCCAGGTGGAGGGCCGCACCGCCCAGGCCCGCGTACTGGCCGGCACCCTGGACCGCCGCGACGCCGACGGCATGGCCGGTTCCCCGCTGGAGTTCGCCGAGCGGGTCCTTGCCGGGTCCGAGAAGCAGCGACACGAGCACGACATCGCCATCCAATCCCTGACCACACAGCTGGCCCCCTTCTCCGAAGCCATGAATGCCCACAGCGAGCCGTTCATCCTGGAACTGCCCAATGTGTGGCACCTGGCTTCCGACGTGAAGGCCGAGCTCGCCGAGGTGGAGGGCCACGTCCCCACGTGCCTCGCGCTGATCAATGCGCTGCACCCCACGGCGGCGGTCTGCGGCACCCCCACCACCGTGGCCGGAGCCCTGATCCGCAAGCTGGAGCACCTGGACCGCGGCCCGTACGCCGGACCGGTGGGCTGGCTCGACGCCGCCGGCAACGGCGAGTGGGGCATCGCGCTGCGCGGCGCGGTCATCGAGTCCCCGCAGACGGTCCGGCTGTACGCGGGATGCGGCGTGGTGGACGGCTCGGTGCCCGAGACCGAACTCGCCGAGACGTGGGCGAAGTTCCGCCCGATGCTCGAATCGCTGGGCATCAGCAGCTAGCCGCCGCCGTCGGCACCGTCGCCGACTCAATGACGTGATTCCGGGATTACAGACAGCTCCGCCGTTGGAGATCTTGCTTTTGGGTCTGGTTTAGTTATCCAATAGTGAAACTTAGTTTTCTGTGACGCACATCTCATGTTCGGCGCTACACTATAACCGGCCTCGTTACCATCCCTCCGGCAACAAAAGGTAAGAAAATGCAGATCTCCCGTTCGCTCCTGAGCAACTCCATGCTTAAGACGGCAGCCGTCCTGGCCGTCGGCGCCCTGGCCCTCTCGGCCTGCACCAACGCTTCCGAAACCGGTGGCCAGGGGGCAGCGTCGCCCTCCGGCAGCGCCGCAGCCAGCTTTGACCCGACCACGGTCCAGAAGGACGATGCCCTGGCAGCCATGTTGCCCGCCGCGATCAAGTCGAAGGGCACCCTGACCGTGGGCTCCGATACGTCCTACGCACCGGCCGAATTCCTGGGTACGGACGGCCAGACTCCCGTCGGGTACGACGTCGACCTCGCCAAGGCGATCGGCGCGGCACTGGGCCTGAAGGTCCAGGTCCAGACGGCCGAGTTCACCGGCATCCTCCCGGCTCTCGGCCCGAAGTACGACCTCGGCATCTCCTCGTTCACCATCAACCCTGAGCGGCTCGCCGCGGTGAACATGGTCAGCTACTTCAACGCCGGCACCGCCTGGGCCGTCCAGAAGGGCAACCCGAAGAAGGTCAATCTCGATGACCTCTGCGGCAGGTCCATCGGCGTCCAGACCGGCACCGTCCAGGAGGACCCCGACCTTTCGGGCCGCAACAAGAAGTGTGTGGACGCCGGCAAGCAGCCCATCAACATTGTCACGCTCAAGACCCAGACGGACATCACCACCCGCCTGGTCAACGGCAGCATCGATGCGATGGCGGCCGACTCCCCCATCATCGGCTACGCCCTGACCCAGACCAACGGCCAGCTCGAAAAGCTGGGCGAAGTCTACGACTCCGCACCCCAGGGCATCGCCGTCGCCAAGTCCGATACCGCACTGGCAGAGGTCATCCAGAAGACCGTCGCCAAGCTGATGGAAGACGGCTCCTACAAGAAGATCCTTGAGGGCTGGGGCAACGCCGACGGCGCCATCACCAAGTCCGAGGTCAACCCGGCGGTCGGCTCTTGAGTCTCCCCTCCACCGACCGCAAGTCAGGTGCACAGATGGACAGCCATCAGCACAAAGACACCGCACCGGTACTGAACAATCCAGTACCCGTCAGGCACCCCGGCCGCTGGGTCAGCGCCGTGGTCATTCTCGGGGCGTTGGCTCTGTTCCTGCAGAGCCTGTTCACGAACCCCAACTTCCGCTGGGACGTTGTCGGCACCTACATCCTGGACGTTAAGGTGGTTCAGGGCGTCGTCTGGACCTTGGTCCTGACGGTTGCCTCCATGGTCCTGGCCATCATCCTGGCCATCCTGCTGGCCTTCATGCGACAGTCCGAGAACCCCATCTTCCGGTGGTCCAGCTGGACCTGGGTCTGGTTCTTCCGAGGCACCCCGGTCTACACCCAGTTGATCTTCTGGGGCCTGATCGCAGTCCTTTACCCCAAAATCAGCGCCGGCGTCCCGTTCGGGCCGGAACTGTTCAGTGTGGACACCAGCACCATCGTCACCGCCACGGTGGCGGCGATACTGGGCCTGGGCCTGAACGAGTCAGCGTACCTGGCGGAGATCTTCCGGGCAGGCCTGAAGTCCGTGGACCGGGGCCAGACGGAGGCTGCCGAGGCCCTGGGCATGGGCAAGACCAAGATCATGTGGCGGATCGTCCTGCCGCAGGCCATGCGGGTCATCGTTCCGCCGACCGGCAATGAAACCATCGGCATGCTGAAGACCACCTCGCTGGTCCTGGCCGTGCCGTTCACCCTGGACCTGACGTTTGCCACCAATGCCCTGGCCAACCGGACGTACCTGCCGGTTCCGCTGCTGATCGTGGCAGCCATCTGGTACCTGGTCATCACCAGCCTGCTGATGGTGGGCCAGCACTTCATCGAGGCCCACTACGGCAAGGGTGTGGACAACCGTGCCCCCGCCCTGGTGAACCCCGCCGCCGCCAAGGCTGCCGCTGCCGGGGCGCCCAGCGCCGAAGCCGAGCCTGAACTGAAGATGGACTTCCCCGGGGAGGACTCAAAATGACCGTCACCACTGAGAATCCACTGGTCAAGATCGAGGGCCTGCACAAGTACTACGGCGACCACCACGTGCTGCGCGGCATCGACATGGAAGTCAAGCAGGGCGAGGTGTCGGTGGTGATCGGCCCGTCCGGTTCGGGCAAGTCCACCATGCTGCGCTGCGTGAACCTGCTGGAGACCATCAGCGCCGGCCGCATTTCCGTGGGCGGCGAACTGATCGGCTACCGCGAGGTCAAGGGCCGCCTCCACGACCTGAAGGCCAAGGAGATCGCTGCCCAGCGCCGCGAAATCGGCATGGTGTTCCAGCGCTTCAACCTGTTCCCGCACATGACGGCGCTGCAGAACATCATGGAAGCCCCGGTCCAGGTCAAGGGCCACTCGAAGGCCGTGGCAAAGAAGCGGGCGCTCGAACTTCTGGACCGCGTCGGCCTCGGCGACCGTTCGGGCCACTACCCGAACCAGCTCTCCGGCGGCCAGCAGCAGCGCGTGGCAATTGCCCGGGCCCTGGCCATGGACCCTGAGCTCATGCTCTTCGACGAGCCTACGTCCGCGCTCGACCCTGAGCTCGTGGGCGATGTCCTGAACGTGATGAAGGATCTAGCTAAGTCCGGGATGACCATGATCGTGGTGACCCACGAGATCGGCTTCGCCCGCGAGGTCGGTGACCGCCTGACGTTCATGGACGGCGGCGTGGTCGTGGAGTCCGGCGACCCGCGGGAGGTTCTGGCCAACCCGCAGCACGCCCGCACCAAGGAGTTCCTGAGCCGGGTGCTGTAACCCGACGCGGACTTCACCTGTCGACGCGCAAATGCCCTGTCGCGACCGTATTCCGGTAGCGGCGGGGCATTTGCGCGTCGCAGGACAGATTCCCTGTCACGGCCACACGGCGGAACGGGCCCGACGACGGGGCACACCGAATGCGGCGAGCTTCCGTTCCAGCCGGGCCGGCTCCATGAGGTCCGCCCAGACCCACCGGACTACTTGCAGCCCCGTGGCCCGGATCCGGTTTTCGCGTTCCTTTTCGTCCACGACGGCCTGCGACACGGTCCGGCCCCGGAGGTATTCGGGTTTCACGTACTTCTCGACGCCGTCGAACTCGCCCACCAGCCGCATGGTGTCCCAGTAGTAGTCGGTGTAGCCCACGCGGCCGGCGGCGTCCCGGACGCCGTGCTGAAGGTCGGGCGGCAGGAATCCGGCGACCCACATGAGCGCGCGGCGGTAGGACCCTCCCCGTGACCAGAAGGCCCTCGCGCCGGAACACCTTGAGGCCCTCCGGAGCCGCGTAGTGCCGCCGCACGCCGGCCCGTGAGCGTCCGCCGCCGTTCTGCAGCGTCAGGGCATGGACCGGATGGAGCTGCCCGATGGTCGGCACTCCCCACACGGACGCGGCGGAGTGCCTGGCGAAAACCGTCGGCGCCGTGAACGTCTCCGCCGCGGCGCTGACCCGGAGCCGGTATTGTTCCCACGGCTGCAGCGCCCGCCATGCCTCCCCGTTGACGTAGACGCCGTGACGGACGCGGACCAGCCCGCCGGACCGGCAGCTTTTCGCGAGCTCATTCGGAGTGAGCCCCTGCTGGACATGCTCACGGGCCAGGACCAGTCTGGGCGTTGGGAGCACCGGCGCCATGACCGTCCTCCCGGATGCGGACAACCCGACGCGGTTTCCGCCCGGCGACGCGCAAATCACCTGACGCGCCCATATTCGGGCCTCGGCGGGTATTTAGCGCGTCGCCGGACAACAAGCGCGTCCGCGGTCCGGCGGGTTACGGCTGCGGGACGCCCTCGACGGCGGCGTCCACCGCGGCGCGGATGGCGCGGTGCAGTTTCCCGAGGCTGTGCCGGTCCGTGCGCACTTCGATGATGCTGCGGCCCTCCACCGGCGAGGTCAGCGCGTCGGCGAGCTCCGCCGTCGTGCCCACCCGGCGGTGCGCGACGCCGTAGGCGGCGGCGAGCGCGGCGAGGTCCACCTGCTGGGGGGTGGCGAAGAGGCGTTCGACGGCGTTGCCGTAGCGTCCCGCCGCGGCGACCGCGCCGTGCTCGAGGAGGCCGAAGATGGCGCCGCCGGCGTCGTTGTGGACCACGATCCGCAGCGGTGGTTCGGCTTCCCCGGCGCCGAGCAGGAGGCCACCGGCGTCGTGCAGGAAGGTCACGTCTCCCAGGAGCACCGTGGTTTCCTGCCGGCCGCCGAGCGCGATGCCCGTGGCGGTGGAGGTGGTGCCGTCAATTCCGGCGAGGCCCCGGTTGGCGAACATGGTGGCCTGCGGCTCGGCCGGCGGCGCCCCGGCGAGGTCGACGTCGCGGATCCCGTTCGAGGAACCCAGTACCAGCTGGCCGCGGCTGTGGTTCCAGACCGCGGCGCCGACGGAGGGCCCGGTCGCGGCGGGGGACGCGGCCAGCACCAGGTCCACGGCGTGCTGCGCCGCGGCCCCGGCCAGCAACCACGCATCGAGCCACGCGGCCGGTCCGCGGCCGGCGAACTCGGCCAGGTCCGCGAGTGTCTGCAGCGGCAGTTCGGTCCGGCGGCCGGGTTCGTACCAGGCCACCGGAACGGGCTGGTACAGGGCCGACGGCACGTCGGCCCTGGCCAGCAGCGCGCTGACCGGCCGGGACAGGGTGGGCCGGCCGAACAGGACCACGCGCTCGATCGGCTGGGCCGCGTCCGCGCCGAAGTGGTCAATCAGCAGCCGGTAGGGCCCCACCGCGTTGGGGCCGAACCGCGCGTTGGAGGACGGTTCGGCCAGCAGCGGCAGGCCGTGCGCGCGGGCAAAAGCCTCGGCGACCGGACCGGCGTCGTGCCCGGCCAGCACCACGGTGCGGCGCTCCGGCAGGGCGGGCGGCGCCGCCGGGAAGTCCAGCGCCAGGGGATTCCGCGCGGCCCGGTACACGCCGCGCCCGGCCGCCGCGGGCAGCCCGTCGCCGGCCGCCGGGACCAGCGGGTCGCGGAAGGCCAGGTTGAGCTGGACCGGCCCGGGCGGCGTGTCCTCGAAGGCCCCGGTGGCGGCGCTCAGGGCCGTTTCCACGGCGCGCTGCGGGTCGCTGCCCGCGGGGACGTCGACGGCGAACCGGACGTGCTCGCCGAACAGGTCCAGCTGCACGGTGGTCTGGTTGGCCCCGGTTCCGCGCAGTTCCTCGGGCCGGTCCGCCGACAGGACGACGAGCGGGACCGCGGCGTGGTTCGCCTCCATGACGGCCGGCAGGAGGTTGCCGACGGCGGTCCCGGACGTGGTGAGGACGGCGGCCGGGGCGCCCGTGGCCAGGGCCAGACCCAGGGCCGTGAACCCGGCCGAGCGCTCGTCGATCCGGACCAGCAGTTCAACCTGCCCGGCGGCGTCGGCCTCGGCCAGGGCGTAGGCCATGGGCGCCGAGCGGGACCCCGGGGACACCACCACGTGGCGCACTCCGGCAGCGAGCAGGGTGGCGACGGCGATCCGCGCCGCCTCCACGGCGGACAGCTGCCCGGAGCCGGACGGGCCGCCCGGGCCGGACTGCGTGTCGGGACCGGACGGGCTCACATGTTCTCCGGCGTCTCGATGCCCAGCAGCTCCAGCCCGCCGGACAGGCGGCGCAGCACGAGCGCGCACAGGGCCAGCCGTGATTCGCGGACCGGCTCCTCAGCCTTGAGCACCGGGCACTGGTCGTAGAAGGACGTGAACAGCTGGGCGAGCTCGAACAGGTAGCCGCAGAGCCGGTGCGGCTCCAGGGCGTCCCGGACCTTGCTCAGAGTCGTGTCGAACTCGAGCAAGTGCAGGGCCAGCGCGCGTTCTGCCGGTTCGACGACGGCGATCGCCCGGGCGGTCCCCCCGCCGTTAGCGGGGGTGCCGCCGTCGGCGTCCTGTTCCAGAGCGCCCGCCTTGCGCAGGATGGAGCGGATCCGTGCCGCAGCGTACTGGACGTACGGCCCCGTGTTGCCGCTGAGGGCGAGCATGCGGTCGAAGTCGAAGACGTACTCGGTGTCGTGGCCGGTGGAGAGGTCTGCGTACTTGACGGCGCCGATGCCCACCTGGCGGGCGGTCACGGCGCGTTCGGCGTCGCTGAGTTCGGGTCGGCTCGCGTCGATGACGGCGCGGGCGCGGTCAACGGCTTCTTCGAGCAGGGCCATGAGCTTGACCGGGGCACCGGAGCGCGATTTGAGGATCTTGCCGTCCGCGCCGAGCACGTTGCCGATCTGGACGTGCACGGCCTCGACTGTGTCCGGCAGCCAGCCGGCGTCCCGGGCGGAGGCCATGACCATGCGCAGGTGGACGTTCTGCGGGGCGCCGACGACATAGAGGACCCGGTCGGCCCCCAGTTCGCGGACACGGTAGCGGATGGTTGCGAGGTCGGTGGTGCCGTAGCCGTAGCCGCCGTCGGACTTGCGGATGATCAGCGGCAGCGGCTGCCCGTCCCGGCCGGTGAAACCCTCGGGGAAGGTGCACAGGGCGCCGTCGCTGATCCGGGCGAGGCCGCGCTCCTCGAGTTCCTGGCACAGCTGTGCCAGATGCGCGTCGTAGGAACTTTCACCGGCGATGTGGTCGTCGGTGAGGCTGATGCCCAGCATGTCGTAGATGGCGTTGAAGTAGCGCCGGGACTGGGCGACGAGCCGCTGCCAGACGGCGAAAGTCTCCGGGTCTCCGCCCTGCAGGGCCACGACGCGGAGCCGGGCGCGGGTCGCGAACCCGTTCTCGTCGTTGGCGGAGGCGTCGAACTTGGCCCGGGCCGCCTGGTAGAACGCGCTGGGATCGTCCACCAGCAGCGCCGCCTCCGGGGAGTCCTCGCCGATTTCGAGCCAGTGCTCGATCAGCATCCCGAAGGGGGTGCCCCAGTCGCCGATGTGGTTCTGCCGGATCACGGTGTCGCCCAGGGCTTCGAGCACCTTGACGAGGCTGTCCCCCACCACCGTGGTGCGCAGGTGGCCGACGTGCATTTCCTTGGCGACGTTCGGGGAGGAATAGTCGACGACGACGCGCTGCGGTGTCGCGGCGGGCGTGACCGCGGTGGCCGGGGACGCGGCCTGGGCCGCCTCGGCGTTGAGCAGTTCCTCGATCCAGGCGCCGTCGTAGCTGAGGTTGATGAAGCCGGGGCCGGAGATTTCCACGCGGGTGCAGATGCCGTCCAGGTCCAGGGCGTCCACGATCTTGGCGGCGGCCTCGCGCGGCGGCAGGCCGGCCTTCTTGGCCAGGGCCATGGCGGCGTTGATCTGGATGTCGGCGAACTGGGAGGGCCTGACCACCGGGTCCGCCTGCCGGAACTCTTCGCCGAACGCGGTGGCAATTGCAGCCTGGACTCTGGGGACAACCAATTCGGCCGGATTATTCACAGTCCCAAATTATCAGTTCACCCCCACCCCCGACGCTCCCTCACGTCCCGGCCCCAAACAACGGACGCTCCCTCACGTCCCGCCCCCAAACACCCGACGCTCCCTCACGTATCGCCGCCGGCGGGCCAAACGTGAGGGAGCGTCGACCCGGAACCTGCGAAAGGGTGAGGGAGGATCGGGAGGGCGGGTCAGGCGTCGGTGCGGAACACCTGGACCACGGACGGGCGCGGGGCGCGCACCTGGCCGGGCTTGGGCGTGGCCCCGGCGGCGACGTAGTCCGGGAAGTAGGAGTGCTGGGCGGCGAACGTGCCCTCCTCCCCCGGGTGCTGCACGGCTACGAACACGGTCCGCTCGTCGTCGTGGATCACCGGCCCGCACGTCTCGGCGTCGCGCGGGACGGCGAGAAACTGCTCCACCTTGCCGCGTTCGGCACCGTCCAGGGTCACCTTGAAGAGCCCGTCGGCGTAGCCGATGCTGGATGGGGCGCCGTCGGTGGAGATCCACAGGTTGCCGACGGAGTCGAAGGCGACGTTGTCCGGGCAGGAGATCGGCGAGACCTGGCTGGCCGGGAAACCGGCGAAGTAGGCGGCGGAGTTCTTGGCCGGATCGCCGCAGACCATGAGCAGGTTCCAGCCGAACGTGGTGGAGGTCTGGTCCCCGGTTTCGGTGATTTCCACAATGTGGCCATCGCGGTTGAGGGTGCGGGGGTTGACCTCCGTGGCGCCTTCCTTGCCGGCCTTGCCGCGGTCCGCATTGTTGGTGCAGACCACGTAGACCTTGCCGGTGTGCAGGCTGGGCTGGACGTCCTCGCAGCGGTCCATCTTGGTGGGGCCCACCTTGTCCGCGGCCAGGCGGGTGTAGACCAGCACCTCTTCCACGGACATACCCGCAACGGCAGACTTTCCGCCCACCACGAGCGGCAGCCAAACGCCGGAACCGTCGAAGGCGCCGTCCGCGGGGAGTTTGCCGGAGCCGTCGATCTCGGCCGGGGCGGAGTTGCCGTTGAACTTGGCGACGTACAGGTCCCCTTCGGAGAGCAGCGTCAGATTGTTCTTGCGGTCGCCTTCGATGTAGACGCCGGCCGAGACGAACTTGTACAGGTAGTCGAAGCGCTCGTCGTCACCCATGTACGCGACCACGTGGCCGGACTTGGCGACGATCACGTTGGCGCCCTCGTGCTTGAAGCGGCCCATCGCGGAGTGCTTGCGCGGCGTCGAGGAGGGGTCGAACGGGTCCACTTCCACGATCCAGCCGAAGCGGTTTGCCTCGTTCCCGTACCCGGCGTTGCGGGTGTCGAACCGGGGGTCGTCGAGTTCCCACTGCCGCGCGGTGGGCTTGCTGGTCAGGCCGTACCGTTTGTCGGCGTCGGACGTTCCGGGCGCGGCAAAGTAGCCGTTGAAGTTTTCCTCGCCGGAGAGGATGGTGCCCCACGGGGTGGTGCCGCCGGAGCAGTTCCCCAGGGTCCCCTTGATGGCCCGTCCGGTGGGATCGGCGGTGGTCCTGACCATGGCGGAGCCGGCGGCCGGGCCGTCGAGTTCGTAGGTGGTGTCGGTCAGGAAGCGGCGGTTCAGGCCGGCGCCCCGGACGTAGTTCCACGGCTTGTTCTTGTTCTTCCGTTCCAGCTCCACGACGGTCAGGCCGTGGGCGGCGCGGCCGATCGCGCGGGTCTCGGCGGCGTCGAATCCGGCCGGCACCATGATGTTTTCGTTGGTGTATTCGTGGTTGGTGAACAGCACCGCCCGGCGGTCCTTGGAGCCCTCGATCGGCAGGATGTCCGTGTAGTCGTTGTTGTAGCCGAACTGGCGGGCCTGGGCGGCCGCGCTCTGGCGGTCAAGGTCGAACGCCGGCGAGTCGTTGAAGAGCGGGTCACCCCAGCGGATGACCGGCTGCCAGGTGAAGCCGGCCGGGACGGTGAAGGCGTCGACGGCGGCATCGACGGGGGCGATTGCGCTGAACTTCAGCTTCGAGGCGCCGAAGCCGTCCTTCGCGGCGGCGGCAAGGCCCGGACCGCCGTCGGCCGCGGCCGGACCCGCGGAGGTCACCGCGTTGCCGAGGACGACGGCGAGCGCGCCGGCGGCGCCGAAGCCCAGGGCGGCGCGGCGGGACATCGTGGCGGAGGCGATGTCGCGGAAGTAGCTGTTGGTGCTGGTGTTGCAGACCTCGCCCGAGCAGGCGTTGTCGCATTTCAGTGCGCACGTAACGGGGCTGCGCTTGCCCTTCGTGTGGCCCAGCATGGGCAGCAGGGAGAACGTGCGTCCGGACGATACAGGCATTCAGAGACCTTCCAAGGAGCGGGATGCGGTAGCGCCCACCCTTCCAGCCGTTATCTACCGAGAGACGTCTCCCGGGTGAAGAGCCGGTGAACGCTCACCTTGCCCGCCCAACCCGCC
Protein-coding sequences here:
- a CDS encoding isochorismate synthase MenF, yielding MTSTFRTGIIKTLTVPLHAESFPGGLPSFLVRDDILCWTRREAGLVGFGEIARFTATGPERFLEADIWWRHLVLEADIEDAVDCPGTGPVAFGSFAFSKVSAHESRLLVPEIVVGLRDGQAWLTQLTFDDGELTEAGARAALDRWLRSDSASADSDPPLLAAEAPATEATLHTGSLSEEDWMSAVAAGVKEIRTGALEKLVLARDIVATIPAGVNAARVLRELSARYRECWTYGVDGLVGATPEMLIQVEGRTAQARVLAGTLDRRDADGMAGSPLEFAERVLAGSEKQRHEHDIAIQSLTTQLAPFSEAMNAHSEPFILELPNVWHLASDVKAELAEVEGHVPTCLALINALHPTAAVCGTPTTVAGALIRKLEHLDRGPYAGPVGWLDAAGNGEWGIALRGAVIESPQTVRLYAGCGVVDGSVPETELAETWAKFRPMLESLGISS
- a CDS encoding ABC transporter substrate-binding protein, whose amino-acid sequence is MQISRSLLSNSMLKTAAVLAVGALALSACTNASETGGQGAASPSGSAAASFDPTTVQKDDALAAMLPAAIKSKGTLTVGSDTSYAPAEFLGTDGQTPVGYDVDLAKAIGAALGLKVQVQTAEFTGILPALGPKYDLGISSFTINPERLAAVNMVSYFNAGTAWAVQKGNPKKVNLDDLCGRSIGVQTGTVQEDPDLSGRNKKCVDAGKQPINIVTLKTQTDITTRLVNGSIDAMAADSPIIGYALTQTNGQLEKLGEVYDSAPQGIAVAKSDTALAEVIQKTVAKLMEDGSYKKILEGWGNADGAITKSEVNPAVGS
- a CDS encoding amino acid ABC transporter permease yields the protein MDSHQHKDTAPVLNNPVPVRHPGRWVSAVVILGALALFLQSLFTNPNFRWDVVGTYILDVKVVQGVVWTLVLTVASMVLAIILAILLAFMRQSENPIFRWSSWTWVWFFRGTPVYTQLIFWGLIAVLYPKISAGVPFGPELFSVDTSTIVTATVAAILGLGLNESAYLAEIFRAGLKSVDRGQTEAAEALGMGKTKIMWRIVLPQAMRVIVPPTGNETIGMLKTTSLVLAVPFTLDLTFATNALANRTYLPVPLLIVAAIWYLVITSLLMVGQHFIEAHYGKGVDNRAPALVNPAAAKAAAAGAPSAEAEPELKMDFPGEDSK
- a CDS encoding amino acid ABC transporter ATP-binding protein, whose amino-acid sequence is MTVTTENPLVKIEGLHKYYGDHHVLRGIDMEVKQGEVSVVIGPSGSGKSTMLRCVNLLETISAGRISVGGELIGYREVKGRLHDLKAKEIAAQRREIGMVFQRFNLFPHMTALQNIMEAPVQVKGHSKAVAKKRALELLDRVGLGDRSGHYPNQLSGGQQQRVAIARALAMDPELMLFDEPTSALDPELVGDVLNVMKDLAKSGMTMIVVTHEIGFAREVGDRLTFMDGGVVVESGDPREVLANPQHARTKEFLSRVL
- the menD gene encoding 2-succinyl-5-enolpyruvyl-6-hydroxy-3-cyclohexene-1-carboxylic-acid synthase, with amino-acid sequence MSPSGPDTQSGPGGPSGSGQLSAVEAARIAVATLLAAGVRHVVVSPGSRSAPMAYALAEADAAGQVELLVRIDERSAGFTALGLALATGAPAAVLTTSGTAVGNLLPAVMEANHAAVPLVVLSADRPEELRGTGANQTTVQLDLFGEHVRFAVDVPAGSDPQRAVETALSAATGAFEDTPPGPVQLNLAFRDPLVPAAGDGLPAAAGRGVYRAARNPLALDFPAAPPALPERRTVVLAGHDAGPVAEAFARAHGLPLLAEPSSNARFGPNAVGPYRLLIDHFGADAAQPIERVVLFGRPTLSRPVSALLARADVPSALYQPVPVAWYEPGRRTELPLQTLADLAEFAGRGPAAWLDAWLLAGAAAQHAVDLVLAASPAATGPSVGAAVWNHSRGQLVLGSSNGIRDVDLAGAPPAEPQATMFANRGLAGIDGTTSTATGIALGGRQETTVLLGDVTFLHDAGGLLLGAGEAEPPLRIVVHNDAGGAIFGLLEHGAVAAAGRYGNAVERLFATPQQVDLAALAAAYGVAHRRVGTTAELADALTSPVEGRSIIEVRTDRHSLGKLHRAIRAAVDAAVEGVPQP
- the argS gene encoding arginine--tRNA ligase, whose translation is MNNPAELVVPRVQAAIATAFGEEFRQADPVVRPSQFADIQINAAMALAKKAGLPPREAAAKIVDALDLDGICTRVEISGPGFINLSYDGAWIEELLNAEAAQAASPATAVTPAATPQRVVVDYSSPNVAKEMHVGHLRTTVVGDSLVKVLEALGDTVIRQNHIGDWGTPFGMLIEHWLEIGEDSPEAALLVDDPSAFYQAARAKFDASANDENGFATRARLRVVALQGGDPETFAVWQRLVAQSRRYFNAIYDMLGISLTDDHIAGESSYDAHLAQLCQELEERGLARISDGALCTFPEGFTGRDGQPLPLIIRKSDGGYGYGTTDLATIRYRVRELGADRVLYVVGAPQNVHLRMVMASARDAGWLPDTVEAVHVQIGNVLGADGKILKSRSGAPVKLMALLEEAVDRARAVIDASRPELSDAERAVTARQVGIGAVKYADLSTGHDTEYVFDFDRMLALSGNTGPYVQYAAARIRSILRKAGALEQDADGGTPANGGGTARAIAVVEPAERALALHLLEFDTTLSKVRDALEPHRLCGYLFELAQLFTSFYDQCPVLKAEEPVRESRLALCALVLRRLSGGLELLGIETPENM
- a CDS encoding PhoX family phosphatase, with protein sequence MPVSSGRTFSLLPMLGHTKGKRSPVTCALKCDNACSGEVCNTSTNSYFRDIASATMSRRAALGFGAAGALAVVLGNAVTSAGPAAADGGPGLAAAAKDGFGASKLKFSAIAPVDAAVDAFTVPAGFTWQPVIRWGDPLFNDSPAFDLDRQSAAAQARQFGYNNDYTDILPIEGSKDRRAVLFTNHEYTNENIMVPAGFDAAETRAIGRAAHGLTVVELERKNKNKPWNYVRGAGLNRRFLTDTTYELDGPAAGSAMVRTTADPTGRAIKGTLGNCSGGTTPWGTILSGEENFNGYFAAPGTSDADKRYGLTSKPTARQWELDDPRFDTRNAGYGNEANRFGWIVEVDPFDPSSTPRKHSAMGRFKHEGANVIVAKSGHVVAYMGDDERFDYLYKFVSAGVYIEGDRKNNLTLLSEGDLYVAKFNGNSAPAEIDGSGKLPADGAFDGSGVWLPLVVGGKSAVAGMSVEEVLVYTRLAADKVGPTKMDRCEDVQPSLHTGKVYVVCTNNADRGKAGKEGATEVNPRTLNRDGHIVEITETGDQTSTTFGWNLLMVCGDPAKNSAAYFAGFPASQVSPISCPDNVAFDSVGNLWISTDGAPSSIGYADGLFKVTLDGAERGKVEQFLAVPRDAETCGPVIHDDERTVFVAVQHPGEEGTFAAQHSYFPDYVAAGATPKPGQVRAPRPSVVQVFRTDA